A window of the Ammoniphilus oxalaticus genome harbors these coding sequences:
- a CDS encoding peptidase U32 family protein, giving the protein MIKPELVTPAGNIEELTRLLDAGADAVVVGDEAYSLRLPGVLTMKQLERAVLVTRERGKKIYVAVNALFHNEMLSGLDQYIEKLRELKVDAIEYADPAVLMVAREVAPDLTLHWNPEIIATSAQTLQYWQTKGIKRAWLARELNMEEVIDIKEQSELEIGIQVHGVSCIFHSKRLLVDSYFDHLESDAREEGIDIERGLYLKEEKREDITYPIYEDQSGTHILSSDDICILDHLDELIDSEIDSFRIETLLKPIAYNEVVTRAYRQAIDLYVADPDQYYEKMDTLLASIEEFQDPKRPLTTGFFFKELIF; this is encoded by the coding sequence ATGATAAAACCAGAGCTAGTTACGCCTGCGGGCAATATAGAGGAACTCACGCGATTATTAGACGCTGGCGCCGATGCGGTCGTTGTTGGAGACGAAGCGTATTCCTTACGGCTACCTGGCGTTCTTACTATGAAGCAACTTGAACGGGCCGTATTAGTGACGCGTGAACGCGGCAAGAAAATTTATGTCGCCGTCAATGCCTTGTTTCATAATGAAATGTTGAGTGGATTAGACCAATATATTGAAAAGTTGCGTGAACTTAAAGTGGACGCGATCGAATACGCCGATCCAGCCGTATTAATGGTTGCGAGGGAAGTTGCTCCAGATTTAACGTTACATTGGAACCCTGAGATTATTGCGACAAGCGCGCAAACGTTGCAATACTGGCAGACAAAAGGGATCAAGCGAGCGTGGTTAGCGCGAGAGTTGAATATGGAAGAGGTTATTGATATTAAAGAGCAATCTGAACTGGAAATTGGCATTCAAGTTCATGGTGTATCTTGTATCTTTCATTCAAAGCGTCTGCTTGTCGATTCGTATTTTGATCACCTGGAAAGCGACGCAAGAGAGGAAGGAATAGATATAGAGCGGGGCTTATATCTGAAAGAAGAGAAAAGAGAAGATATTACCTACCCAATATATGAAGATCAAAGCGGGACACATATTTTGAGCAGCGATGATATTTGTATTTTAGACCATTTGGATGAACTGATTGATTCTGAAATAGATAGCTTTCGCATTGAAACATTATTAAAACCAATCGCATACAACGAGGTCGTCACACGGGCTTATCGGCAGGCTATCGATTTATATGTAGCTGACCCCGATCAATATTATGAAAAGATGGATACGTTATTGGCTTCCATTGAAGAATTTCAAGATCCAAAAAGACCGTTAACGACTGGCTTTTTCTTCAAAGAGTTAATTTTTTAA